One genomic window of Brachionichthys hirsutus isolate HB-005 chromosome 22, CSIRO-AGI_Bhir_v1, whole genome shotgun sequence includes the following:
- the atxn10 gene encoding ataxin-10: MAASADSGPDSSAALSRILNEKRCPEHLQVLKTFSTAFRGKENRDAAEEEVFSGLFKVVSGLCDDLQAVGIEARGLQLQLTAECFRALRNACVQNSRNQNVLRELGFIEASVRILSCLQSSGPDSRCDRCEPLRCGIQFLGNLAVANQTCKDDIWRLTFPDLILKLLHVADDTAVNYASMVLHTCLDEAKAERLSEPQNLPVALRVMALCRTRSDLDWTVLVATEHLLKSSSLVESLYAAMPHLERVALLKLILARLKEDPDRWRVAPGVARFLSGAFQKGCGAVLTLAVGSASSDEVVPEVLTVTSLLDVLCEMTSDHEQFMFLQNDPGLLAATVALLGQVHAVGKAGGNVFSAAQDFSSFGEDSSSDSPVVSFKAHLIRLIGNLCHGNAGNQDKVRELEGLALILDNCNIDSNNPFIGQWAVFAIRNLLEHNQQNQRLVAALEARGAADYSALGQLGFQVEQRDGTLLLRPTSKDC, translated from the exons AGAAGCGCTGCCCGGAACACCTGCAGGTTTTAAAAACGTTCAGTACTGCGTTCCGCGGGAAGGAGAACAG GGATGCTGCGGAAGAGGAGGTATTCTCCGGGCTTTTCAAGGTCGTGTCCGGATTGTGTGATGACCTTCAGGCGGTCGGCATCGAGGCGCGgggcctgcagctgcagctgactgCCGAGTGCTTCCGGGCCCTGAGGAACGCCTGCGTCCAGAACTCGAGAAACCAGAACGTTCTCCG GGAGCTCGGCTTCATCGAGGCGTCCGTGAGGATCCTGAGCTGCCTCCAGTCCTCGGGTCCGGACAGCAGATGTGATCGATGTGAAC CTCTTCGTTGTGGGATCCAGTTTCTGGGAAACTTGGCGGTGGCGAACCAAACGTGCAAAGATGACATTTGGCGGCTGACTTTCCCCGATCTGATCCT gaagctgctccaCGTTGCTGATGACACGGCCGTAAACTACGCCTCCATGGTGCTCCACACGTGTCTGGATGAAGCCAAGGCGGAGCGGCTGTCGGAGCCGCAGAACCTCCCGGTGGCGCTCAGGGTGATGGCGCTCTGCCGGACCCGTTCGGACCTGGACTGGAC GGTTCTCGTCGCTACCGAGCATCTCCTCAAGTCTTCGTCCCTGGTGGAGAGCCTGTACGCCGCGATGCCTCACCTGGAAAG AGTCGCCCTGTTGAAGCTGATCCTCGCTCGGCTGAAAGAAGACCCGGACCGTTGGCGCGTCGCTCCCGGCGTGGCTCGCTTTCTGTCCGGTGCCTTCCAGAAAGGCTGCGGCGCCGTGCTGACGCTCGCcgttggctccgcctccagtgACGAG GTCGTCCCGGAGGTGCTGACGGTGACGAGTCTGCTGGACGTCCTGTGTGAGATGACCTCCGACCACGAGCAGTTTATGTTCCTGCAAAATGACCCCGGCCTTCTGGCGGCGACCGTCG CGCTCCTGGGGCAGGTTCACGCCGTCGGGAAGGCCGGCGGGAATGTTTTCAGTGCCGCGCAGGACTTCTCTTCCTTCGGCGAAGACTCGTCATCCGATTCTCCCGTCGTCAGCTTCAAAGCCCACCTGATCAGGCTGATAGGAAACCTTTGCCACGGCAACGCCGGCAACCAGGACAAG GTGCGAGAGCTGGAGGGCCTCGCCCTCATCCTGGACAACTGCAACATCGACAGCAACAACCCGT TCATCGGCCAGTGGGCCGTCTTCGCCATCAGGAACCTGCTGGAGCacaaccagcagaaccagcggCTGGTCGCCGCCCTGGAGGCCCGCGGCGCCGCCGACTACTCGGCGCTCGGGCAGCTGGGGTTCCAGGTGGAGCAGCGAGACGGAACGTTGCTCCTCAGGCCGACGAGCAAAGACTGCTGa